The nucleotide window aattgtttagatatctcattcataatttatatgataagaaaacattccacaatttaagactagtgtaagctatacttaccttgcatccgaattatgcttttctgtcattcttgcttcgtttgaccccttaccttccaagcctccacctagcttgtcaagcgtcaaactatcatcataattcgtaagacggttatattagtcatcattaattatgactattccatcttacatattttctatcacaattaccattcgatcttattaatggtcggtttgactatttaaaagtcaaatcaccaattaacacatatgattgcactatcaagttcacaagactcaattaggcacattatcaacaCTTAGTTCTTATTtgggcattttaacaaacacctaatgtgcatgattttacatgtttactaactagttcctaactagttatttttaccaagattaacatcaaaattcaccactatcacttatgatcaattactcaaacttgcaaattgttcaagtatcttgttcctactagcaactatgatgtttttaaacatgtgtacatcatcatctttactacataatcaaaacccacttgacACATGAGTGTATGATCATGGATTCACAACCATgaacatcaattcaacaagtacatgactagggtttactcctagacatagtTTCATCACTAATTTCACCCAAACAACAAACATGCAAGTTCAGATTCGAGTTCTCTAGGTTTGCTCAGAATTTCAACTAGAGATTTCTCAAGAAATTTACATACCTCATGACTCCTTTTTCAATGGAGATCACTAATTCATGctcggattttgatttggacttgatttgccccttcaatttgatgaaattgTGTTGATTAGGGTTTGACCCTTCTTGGTCGCCCCTGAGCTCGATCCAGAACAcacactgtgtgtgtgtgtgtgtgtgtttgtgtttgtttttattaaataactttTCTAGTTATCCCGCTTTAACCCCTCGTGTTTGGttcgttattaagtaggccacaacctacttatttcttttaacaattttcccacttattaactaggttaaatattcctagttaacttagcgggttcgggaatatttatgactaagtttattttaggtcccgttaactcgggccttctaagcttttatttcttaaaagcttttattcactttttatttattattaggattaattatttaaatcctaatatttaccgggtaaatttttaccactaaaggtattttacccgtctttactattaacgtggtttgattaccaaagccgttttcggggtgttacaaatagttgcctaactatttcccaaaaacttaaaccttaagccaaggcacagccgtccgtctaatagaagttagtacgtgtaggtcgtcacgcagcaggttgattgggagatactatttcgagacgcacttcagtgagttcatgtcccctttttctcttaactgttttcagttttaaactgcgggggtgaaatacatgttactatgattacgaatactttttacatggtatggttagcgcaaggagggttactacttagatcatgtgagtgggtaggcgggaactggaggccattaatcctcattgtaggaccgagggtctttagcggtagatctatctgggtgtagcgagcccagccccaggcccaacagaacggacttcggggtgacttggtacccgacgcaaaaatctgctaggtttgagtcttcctactgcacttcacacatatcaatggccttgcaaaccattggtgatctctttatttccttatttccTACATACCAGGgaaatttttatacttacaaaggttttacatactcattatacatgaactcgctcaacatttttgttgatttttcaacttacatctatttcagggaattagggatctggcgaggtatgtTATGTTTTCAAGCTGCGTAAGAAGTGCGATGTCATCCAAGTTTGGgagttgtggcttttacctggacgagtcacaagtcttgaGCTGTGTTTGTTTCATGTCTGTGGTTGTGTCTTTTGAACAATGTTTCTAGTTTGTTATGTTGCAttttcgttgcatgtgtcgacgtttcaaaacaatgttgtggtattttgtttttaaaacatGAAGTAATGGATGATCATTAACATGTTGATGTCAACAATCTGGGTAGAGTTTGTAAGTCAGTTTTTCGTAACTGGGATTGGACTTCTAATGGGGGCCAGTGTACGAAGGGTACTCGAATTATTCTTGGGTGGAACCCAGATATATTTGATGTTATGGTTTTAAATCAGACTTCTCAAGTTATGCATGTTCAAGTTTTTTTCAAGTCTGATAAGAAGATGTTCTTTTGTTCGATAGTTTATGCTGCTAACTATTATGTATCCAGAAGGGAACTGTGGCAACATCTGTCTATGCATAAGCCGATTGTAGGAAGTAAGCCTTGGGTCATAATGGGTGATTTTAACTCAGCTCTAAATCTTGAAGATCAGTCGATGGGGACTTCGTCTATCTCGGTTAGTATGCGTGAGTTTCAGGCTTGTCTTAATGATATTGAGGTATTTGACATCAACCGTTCAGGATTTCATTTTACTTGGAATCAAAAGCCTAAGGAAGGTATAGGTTTGCTAAAGAAGATTGATAGGGTGCTGGGTAATACGGCTTTTGTGGTTGATTATCCGAGTTCTGTGGCTGTTTTTAACTCATACAGGCTTTCGGACCATTGCCTGTGCATCTTAAAGATCCCGAAAGGTGGAGAGGTTAAACGGAAATCATTTAAATTTGCAAACTTTTTGGTGTTTAAACCAGAATTTATTAAGATTGTTCAAAAATATTGGGAGACGAACATTGATGGTGTTCATCAGTTCCGAGTTGTTAAGAGGCTTCGCTTGTTAAAGTCTCCATTACGAGCTCTTTTATTTCAACAAGGAAATCTCCATCGTAAGGTTATTGAGCTTTGAACTAAACTGGATGCTATTCAGCTATGCTGACCCGTTAAACGTGGAGTAGAGAGAAATACATAATCCTAGGAAGTTAATATTTTAGATAAGCgagcacaagaagcttaaaccaaggagttctagcctaaaagttattctaattagcaaaatttccgaagAGATAATTCTCTCGGTTAGATGTGGCTTTAAAGAACTCCTTCCTCCGGGCATGGGTTCCTCATATGTCGGtgagccattcctctatctcccttgggaggggGAAGGCGGGCTCGTTGGCGTCGGTTTGAGGAGGtgcaacttccaccgggacttcttgtggaTCTTCAAGGGGAGGCTCtgctggaatgtcatcccatccggtagggttgttgactccaagtgctaggttccaatcctcttgagggaggattggttccatgggaggtgttacaagaatatctTCGGAATGATGAGTCAAAGGCCACTGATGCTTATCAGGAGGCATGCTTGGATGAGGAACGATTCCTTAAACAAAAGTCTAAAGTGGACTGGTTGTGTTCAGGGGATATGAACACGGCATTCTTCCATTCGACGCTAAAAAACAGGAACTATAGGAGTCGGACTGATGTAATTAAAGATGCCGATGGAATTGTGTATGAGGGGGACCAGGTTCATTCGGCTCTAGTCAAACACTATGAGAAGTTTCTGGGCGGTCAGGATGAGATATCGCTAACACCCACTCGCGATTTGTTTTCTAATAAATTGCAACCTGAAGTGGCTAGTTATATGGTTCATCAAGTTACGGAGGATGAGGTGAAGAATGCTATGTTCTCGATTGGTATTGATAAGGTCCGGGTCCTGATGGGTACACTTCAGCTTTTTTTAAAAATGCTTGGTCTATTATTGGGCATGATGTGTCTCTGGCTATTATGGATTTTTTCTCTACGAGTAGAATGCTTCGTGAGCTGAATCACACCCTGATTGTTCTTGTTCCTAAAACAGCTACGCCAGCTTATGTCACAGATTATCGGCCGATTGCGTGTTGCAATGTGCTTTATAAATGTATTAGTAAGATTATTGCGGATCGAATCAAAGTGGCGTTAAATGGGATTGTGAGTGTTAATCAGTCTGCTTTTGTTCCAGGTAGGAAAATTTCTGACAACATCCTTCTTACTCAGGAATTAATGCACAACTATCATAGAAATTCGGGCCCTCCTAGGTGTGCATTCAAAGTTGACATCCAGAAAGCGTATGATACCGTGGACTGGAGTTTTCTTAAATCAACGTTACTTGGGTTTGGGTTCAATAGTCGGATGGTGGATTGGATTATGGTTTGTGTGGGTACTCCATCTTTCTCGGTTTGTGTTAATGGTAATGTTCATGGCTACTTTAGAGGCCAACGAGGGTTAAGGCAAGGGGATCCCATTTCTCCATACCTTTTCACTCTTGTTATGGAGATTTTGACGGCTATTCTGAAATGTGAGACTTCGATTGATTCTTCGTTCAGATTTCACAACAGATGTGAGCGTCAGCAGATTATAAATCTTTGCTTTGCGGATGACCTTTTCATGTTTGCTAGAGGTGATGTGAATTCGGCTAAGTGCATTATGTCTTCTCTTACCATATTCTCCAACATGTCAGGTTTAATCCCTAGTATTCCGAAGAGCACGGTTTTCTTTTGCAATGTTCCTAATAATGTTAAACAATCTATTCTTAATATTTTACCATTTGTGGAGAGATCGCTACCGGTTAGATACTTGGGGGTTCCACTAATTTCTTCAAGACTTCTCTATAAGGATTGTAATGTCCTTATTGAGAAATTGGATAGCCGTATTATGAGCTAGAGAAATAAGCTTCTTTCATTTGCAGGGAGATTGTAATTAATATTGTCGGTTCTTTCATCGATGCATATTTACTGGTCCTCTGTGTTTATTCTTCCAGCTCGGGTAATTCGTGACCTGGAGGCTAGAATGAGGAATTATTTATGGTCTCAAGATGCTTCGTTTCGAAGAGGTAAGGCGAAAGTTTCATGGAAATCTGTTTGTCTTCCAAAATTTGAAGGGGGTTTGGAAATTAGGCGTATTGGTGATATAAACAAAGCTCTTATGGCAAATCACATTTAGAGCATTATCACTAGACGTAAATCTCTCTGGGTGGACTGGGTGCATGATTACAGACTAAAGGGTAAAAGTTTTTGGGTTACTAAGATGTCGACTAATTGTTGCTGGAGTTGGCGTAAACTTCTTCAACTGCGGCCAATCATGAGAGATCACTTTAGTTCTCGGCTTGGGGATGGTAGAAGGACATCAGCCTGGTACGATTCTTGGTCGGAGTTGGGTCCTCTGGGTAATTTTTTTATCTCCAAGGACTATAACAAATGCAGGATTTAGATTGGAGGATTCGGTTGCTGATATTAACATGAATGGTTCGTGGTTATAGCCTATGGCTTGGCGTGATTTATTTCCAGTGCTTATACAATTAGATCAAGTCCATGTAGTAGATAATAAACGAGATAGTATACAATGGAAAAATGGGGATGTTGTGTCAGAAGTTTTGGCTTCAAATATTTGGAATACGGTTCGATATAGTGACTTGGAGGTGGGTGGAGCAAGATTGTCTGGTGTGCGCATTGTATTCCGAGACACGCGTTTCTCTTGTGGCTGATCATGAGGAAGAAATTATTAACTCAAGATATTATCCTTCAATGGGATTTATCGAGGAGAAAGAATATGAATATGATGTGTTGCTTGCTATGCTATGAAAACCATGATTCTCATGAACATCTATTTTTCGAGTGTAAGTATTTAGCAAAGATTTGGAATAGTGTTCGCCAAAAAGTCGGTATGTATGATGTTGTCCCTAGATGGGAGGAGATTGTCGAATGGCTTTCGGATCGTGCAAACTCAAAATCGGCATCTAACTATGTGAGCTGAATTTTGGTGGCGGCTTCGGCTTACTTTATTTGGCAAGAACGGAATGCTAGGTTGTTCAAGAATCAAGTGAGGCCTCCGGATCAATTATGTCAAATTATCATTAATATTGTTCGGTATAAGCTTATGGGTGTTTGGCTGAAGCGGACTGATAATGTGGTGAAGCTGTTGCGTGAATGGGATATCCAAGATGGTGATCGCTTAGATGATGGTGGCTGATTAGTTGTTTTGTTCTCGAGTGTTTCTAGTTCTTAGACTAGTTGTTTTGTTCTTCGTATGGTTTGTTTTTGTGGTGCTACATTCATGAGGCATGTCTCATGTTTGAACTAGTGTAGATTTCTCTACACTACTTGTTTTGGTTtgtttgtgaatatatagaatcaccggggtaaccctttacccaaaaaaaaaagtaatggatgatcattttaaattcatatagctttgttgtgattaagctatggtattaagaagtcacaccaaacaaacccacgcttccgcaaagccagggtgtgacatctcTGATAATACATTTATAAGTGGGACAAAACCCGATTTTTCATTTTGATATATTTATAAGGAATAAACCTAATTATTGAAAAAAATTCTCCTTattaattaggtaacttttattaccacttttctaagccttcagtgctctccagctggcttttattggcttcacactaagttacttgaaacacgtgtttaaaacattttatcagcaggaaatactgatgAGTGAATCCCAGTCtaatcaagtttaataaaaaccattgtacagtattgagggcgatctcgcaattacatttgtttccaagttataccaattaccacccacggtactatcAGACCTGAtttgtggaaatgttacccctccagtaacaaattttgtatacaaaaccccaacataccgacgataattgtatccttacaaatactcaataactgtttaatatataattaattaagtgaggttttgtaaaaacagtttgcaaaaaggagattactcacaaaaaggtttacacaaaaagaggattactcacattgctattttaggtctttcctttgtgacttcctggttataatctaattaaataaagaatgcacacgtgttagtataataacctacTTTAACATTAGTTATACcttccccgagacagaactccaacgactacgtcaggcagagcctcgacagccgttacggagcactagatcaatcgggcagcgtatctaatacgtagtcgggggttataatacttacaacgaggcagagcttcgctaattaggggggtataatgcccggtattattattactactTCAGAAATTTGAGAGAGAATCGAATTGTGAGCGAGTTGAAATGAGAGCCGAAGCCCTCTATATATAGGGTCTGATCTGAGGTTCGTCGCGCCCCGCGTGGATAGTAGCCAAAGGCTACGCATCCCGCGAGAGATGGTAGGGCGGCGGCGGTGTTGCTGAGTCACTCGGGTTCTGACGCGTGTCCTGCCACGTGGCGGCTCCTTGGGTGCGCCACTTATCTtctcgctcgcggcccgcgtaagatgaaGACCAAGTCTTCGCGACCCGCGAGAGACTATAAAactgatttttatttgatttttaattatGTAAAGGTATCTCAGACCTATTTtacgtatacggggtgtatttaggACATTTGGGGGTGTCTAAAATATGTtatggagggttgttatatcttgggtataactcctagattgtttaataaaatatataatgcactcacattaagtatagtaacccaattccactttatccctacgttacgagacagaaccccaacgaatttaggtagagccttgacatacgttacggggccctaaatcaatcggacagggtatcagtgatcaggggttaaaacacttaaaacggggcaaggctttattattattatagggttaataataataaagaaaagaatatttatatatagagagagagtagCGAATAAGAAAGAAGTGGACAGAAGAAAAAGTGAGTATCACTattctatttatatatatatttcaaacttGGAACTCAAGACATTTCGTTCTGATATGGTACACGTGCCACCCACATAGACAATTCATATGGCTAGTCATAtcttttaatattattatattaaaatttaCGTTCACTTTATTTAAGTGAgattttattattactattattattatattaatttatatattataattaaattCAACTGCTTCAAttatttggcgcgtataacttctaaaatattacgttttataaaacaataaatatgtcattagaacgagaataatcATATCTACATttaaccaagtttcattaaaaacggaatagactcaaatataatgtatttttaaaatttaattattaaacggttcctacgTTTGCCAAAATACTTTATATTTTTACCCGTCAATTTACCCATGACCTATTCGtgtaataactttattttaaatttaaaaattttgggaatgttacagttagtaggtagtggtaccattggaattgacaactcccgttcc belongs to Helianthus annuus cultivar XRQ/B chromosome 5, HanXRQr2.0-SUNRISE, whole genome shotgun sequence and includes:
- the LOC110942954 gene encoding uncharacterized protein LOC110942954 yields the protein MGDFNSALNLEDQSMGTSSISVSMREFQACLNDIEVFDINRSGFHFTWNQKPKEGIGLLKKIDRVLGNTAFVVDYPSSVAVFNSYRLSDHCLCILKIPKGGEVKRKSFKFANFLVFKPEFIKIVQKYWETNIDGVHQFRVVKRLRLLKSPLRALLFQQGNLHRDMNTAFFHSTLKNRNYRSRTDVIKDADGIVYEGDQVHSALVKHYEKFLGGQDEISLTPTRDLFSNKLQPEVASYMVHQVTEDEVKNAMFSIGIDKVRVLMATPAYVTDYRPIACCNVLYKCISKIIADRIKVALNGIVSVNQSAFVPGRKISDNILLTQELMHNYHRNSGPPRCAFKVDIQKAYDTVDWSFLKSTLLGFGFNSRMVDWIMVCVGTPSFSVCVNGNVHGYFRGQRGLRQGDPISPYLFTLVMEILTAILKCETSIDSSFRFHNRCERQQIINLCFADDLFMFARGDVNSAKCIMSSLTIFSNMSGLIPSIPKSTVFFCNVPNNVKQSILNILPFVERSLPVRYLGVPLISSRLLYKDCNVLIEKLDSPRVIRDLEARMRNYLWSQDASFRRGKAKVSWKSVCLPKFEGGLEIRRIGDINKALMANHI